The Gadus chalcogrammus isolate NIFS_2021 chromosome 16, NIFS_Gcha_1.0, whole genome shotgun sequence DNA window ATTAGAGACAAGATTGGAATAGAGCAATACATAACTCCAGATGTTTTGCAGCCCCATCCTAGTTTTGGTCCCAGGGAAAAGGAAATCCCAGGAAATTGTTGTTAACGGGCGTTGACATATAATTAGTTCAAGAGAGTATATCTCTCCTCCGCATATTTTCTACCCACAGTGGTCATTTaagtgtgggtggtggtggtgatgtgatAAGTATAGCAGGGTACCAGACAGTAACTTGACCTGCTGCCTGCAGGAACTGGCACTGGGATGAGCCGTCATGCGGCGCTGAGATGTGCACCGTCCTGTACCACCAGCCCTCCGCACCGCCTGACGAGAGGGGCCATTTCCTCTTCCAGTGGAACGATGACAACTGCAATTCCAAGAACAACTATGTCTGCAAATATGCGTTGGCAGGTCGGTGGGGTGCCGTCGCTGTCTCACGGTTCTCATGTGACGGTAGACCCGGGTGTGAACCGGGCCTGCCCGTGACAAGTCCCTCGGTCAAATCCTGTCTGACCTTGTTTACACGTGAGACAAGGTCAAAAGGGCCTTTGAGAACCCAGTGCTTTAGGTGGCCGTTAATGTTAACCTTAGAAAGTCAAGGCTTTCTCAACACGCTTACTGGAAACCCTCTgatacgcaagcacacacgcagcTGGACACGTGGAAAAACATGAGCTGAGACAGTGCTTAGATAGCAGGTATACCTGTTATAACCTAGAATTATTATAGTGCATCTCTGTGCAACTGAAtaccacccgcccccccccccccccccacacacacacacacacccgcagaaacactcagacagacactcacacatttaTCCTCCCCTGACCACCATTTGATGGTTTTAGGAATGATTGTGTGAATGATTGCTGCAAACAAATTAACCTATTAATGCCAACCAACCAATATATTAGTTATTGGTGGGTTGGTGTGTTGGTTAACTATCTAAGTCAACATTTTTTTGTAAGTTTTCACTTTTCTTCTTGTTTTCTTGTTCTTCACAGAAAGATTACCTGCATTTACAGAGATGGGGAAAACTGTAACCACAGGTACATCTATAACAGCACACATCCATATTGTCCATTTAGTTTGAAGTAGTCTTCAGAAaaacattgatttttttttctttttcattctgGTGAATTTAATGATTTAGTCTGATCAAGGACATTCCAAACAAATCCTTGAACAGCTTCGGTTATTTCTTACATCGTCCTATCTTCCCACTCTTCATCTGGAGAGGAAGACCTCTAGTGGTTACAATCAAACAACCTTGTTGCTATTGAAGACAACAAGAAATATCCTTCAGAGTGCAGAGGGACTGCAGAGGGAGCTGGACTTGAGGTTCATTGGAGCTGACTGGATAGCCTTTGGTGTACAAGTTTTACATAGATgtgtttacatatatatatctatatatagatatatattatatcacatGTACATGATGCTACTAACAGATAAAATAGCTTGCCTTTCATATACTTCTTATTCATATTCTTCATTTTCTTCCCGCTGTGCTAGTGACATCCCCGAAGCTGTCAACAACAGAGAGCTTTGAAAAGCTTGAAATAGCACTGCCTGAACCTTCAGGTGAGAAGTCATGTTTGATACTAATCGAGCATGATGCTGTTACTATCCTTGAGACAATACATCCACAAAATGTTATTtgtcaacacaaaaaaacaaatagatTATGGCAATAGCAATCCATAGGATGTGTTGTTATTAGTGTAGTTGCAAAGAAAGCCACATTATTGTTTTGGCTATTAGTTCTATGCTGCAAAAAACCAACTGCCTCAAGGGGATAATGAAGGCTACTCTATCCCTATGAGCGGGAAGCGGAAATATGTTACTAAATTATTGATAAAGCTacattattgtattatattgttgttcaaattttgtttgtataTGCTGTCGTCAATACTTTGCTACTATGTCATTCGTTGAATTGTAGAATAGTAGGCGACGGTTGTGCAAGGCAAATTTCCTTCGATGGTGTCttcaatttaataataataatataattgtaacAGTTTGAGTGTTGGTTGACAATATGGGTTGTCTCTGTTGCAGTGTCACTGTCAGACAACGCTCTGTACATTTACTACACCCTCTGTGTGGCTGGGCCTGTACTACTGCTGTTATTGTTGCTGGCGACAGGGTTTCTGTGCTACATTCGAGTTGCTAAAAGGTAATCATATTTTCATGATTTCCTCCATTTCATTCATGATCATATTCTAACATTCTCTTTGGTTTTCATTCCTTgcacaaaccaaacaaaaatgttgattgcTTTTTCTACATTTCCTAAATAACCAATTGCAAAAGAATATATAAATGTAAGGTATATTCAATTCTTTACATATTCTCTTAAAGCAACTCTTAGGCATCTTATGTGTTCACTGTGAAGTTACAGAAATACCTAAACACCTTTTCAAACTCGAAAAAGTCAGAAATGGATGTAGCTTAATCCACTTGAATAATCCACAAAAACTGGCAGAATCGACTGATAAAACTTCCCCTGGTAAAACTAAGAAAAAGGTAGGACTGGATGGGCCATCATAAAGTAACATGATATTTTAACACAGTCAATTGTCTGGAAGTACTTGCCTTGTTAATATGCTTTGACTCATAACATATAAACAAGCCTCTAACATGTTTTGCTTCAGAGTATATATACAAAACGAAAACCCCTCCTTATCTAGATCATTTTACACAGTTGCACGTCAGACAGGTAGGTAGTAGTCTGTATATCGTAACTGAGGCACGACGATTTGCAATATAATTTCCTAATCTTAATGCGGTGATCCCACCATGATGTCACATCCTGTGCTAACTCAGGAGAAAACCGGCCACGGACCCCCATCACCTTCCcggtgcggcggcggcggcggcggcggaggcggcagACCCGTGCGTCACCCAGGGCCCGTACGCCTTCAGCGACGTGACCAAGCTCCACTACGCCAACCCGGACAGCTGCGTCACGTTGGCAGACCTCAAAAAGATGTACTTTTACGCTTCCTCGCCGGATAGCGCACAGTGTGACGATTACGAGAACCTGCCGTGCCCTGAGCGGGAGCAGGGCTTCGTGACCAACGACATCTACGAGATTTGCAGACAGCAGGGCTGCCGCTCACGTCCGCCCGCCGGCTGGGTGGAAAACGAGATCTATGGATAGACCCGCTGTCGGCTGGCTCCTGTCTGTGTGGGAGCCAGACGGCCACACATTTCCAGTGACTCATGCCCCACTCCGGAATGTATGGCTATCAactcccctctcacccctccccccccccccccccccccccccccccacccttcttCATCTCTATAAACTATACTTGGTTCGATATAAAGTGTCCAGTATACTAATTGTATGTTTCCGAGTCCAAGTCGATTAATTCCATGATCTAAGATGTAAAACCCACTGGATTCATTGTTTTAAGTCTGTCATTCGGATTTCTGATTGAAGTCTAATCATTACAGTGTCTTGATGGTTAATATGCATTTCAAACCCACCTAGATAAAGTCATCATCCAGAATTAATTTGACAGGGGCCCTGCTATTCCACAGTGACACACAAGCAGCATTAGTTTAGGACTGTAGGAATCAGAAGTAaggattgttttgtttgtttaggtTTTTGTATCAAGTTCTGATGAGGCAGTGTTAGTTAAACATCACAACAAAAGTAAGTGTATACAATAAAAGAGACACAGCAATTGTGTCTTCTTATATACATGTGTTTCTTACATTTGAATAATTGGACCAATATTGTAATTTGGTCCAATT harbors:
- the laynb gene encoding chondrolectin → MDFMKLFGTVFAVFLYPGCASKINGHRICRRGRERPCYQVFYVHDSRGRLTYEEARLACRSDGGELLSIETESEQRLVERFIQQLKVGEGDYWIGLRRNPQRSRPAGASPPACPSQYYWLDGSRAKFRNWHWDEPSCGAEMCTVLYHQPSAPPDERGHFLFQWNDDNCNSKNNYVCKYALAERLPAFTEMGKTVTTVTSPKLSTTESFEKLEIALPEPSVSLSDNALYIYYTLCVAGPVLLLLLLLATGFLCYIRVAKRRKPATDPHHLPGAAAAAAAEAADPCVTQGPYAFSDVTKLHYANPDSCVTLADLKKMYFYASSPDSAQCDDYENLPCPEREQGFVTNDIYEICRQQGCRSRPPAGWVENEIYG